Proteins co-encoded in one Arachis hypogaea cultivar Tifrunner chromosome 11, arahy.Tifrunner.gnm2.J5K5, whole genome shotgun sequence genomic window:
- the LOC112722674 gene encoding uncharacterized protein isoform X1 codes for MSVEDLPRKEVNVLKGHEGAVLSARFNADGNYCLSCGKDRTIRLWNPHRGIHIKTYKSHGREVRDVHVTSDNSKLCSCGGDRQIFYWDVATGRVIRKFRGHDGEVNAVKFNEYSSVVVSAGYDQSLRSWDCRSHSTEPMQIIDTFSDSVMFVCLTNTEIIGGSDDGTVRTFDIRIGRETSDNLGQPVNCISMSNDGNCILAGCLDSTLRLLDRSTGESLQEYKGHTNKSFKLDCCLTNTDAHVTAGSEDGYIYFWDLVDASVVSRFRAHNSVVTSVSYHPKENCMVTASVDGTIRVWKT; via the exons ATGAGCGTGGAAGATCTTCCTCGGAAGGAGGTGAACGTGCTGAAGGGGCACGAGGGCGCCGTACTTTCCGCAAGGTTCAACGCTGATGGCAACTACTGCCTCAGCTGTGGCAAAGACCGCACCATACGCCTCTGGAATCCCCACCGCGGCATCCACATCAAGACCTACAAATCCCACGGCCGTGAAGTCCGCGATGTCCATGTCACTtc GGACAACTCCAAGCTATGTTCGTGTGGTGGAGATCGCCAGATTTTTTATTGGGATGTAGCTACAGGCCGTGTAATTCGAAAGTTCCGTGGTCATGACGGTGAG GTCAATGCTGTGAAATTCAATGAGTATTCCTCTGTGGTAGTATCAGCTGGATATGATCAATCCTTGCGTTCTTGGGACTGCAGATCCCACAGCACCGAGCCTATGCAG ATTATTGACACATTTTCAGATAGTGTCATGTTTGTTTGCTTAACAAATACTGAAATCATTGGAGGAAGTGACGATGGAACTGTTCGAACCTTTGACATTCGCATTGGCAG AGAAACATCTGATAACTTGGGGCAACCGGTTAACTGCATATCCATGTCAAATGATGGTAACTGCATTCTAGCTGGTTGTCTCGACTCTACTCTGCGGCTTTTGGACCG ATCTACAGGGGAGTCATTGCAAGAATATAAAGGGCACACTAATAAG TCATTTAAATTGGATTGCTGCCTTACCAATACGGATGCTCATGTAACTGCTGGCTCTGAGGATGGCTACATCTATTTTTGGGATCTTGTAGATGCATCGGTCGTGTCAAGATTCAGGGCTCATAACTCAGTG GTAACAAGCGTAAGTTATCACCCAAAGGAGAATTGCATGGTAACTGCTTCTGTGGATGGCACCATTCGAGTGTGGAAGACATAG
- the LOC112722674 gene encoding uncharacterized protein isoform X2, translating into MSVEDLPRKEVNVLKGHEGAVLSARFNADGNYCLSCGKDRTIRLWNPHRGIHIKTYKSHGREVRDVHVTSDNSKLCSCGGDRQIFYWDVATGRVIRKFRGHDGEVNAVKFNEYSSVVVSAGYDQSLRSWDCRSHSTEPMQIIDTFSDSVMFVCLTNTEIIGGSDDGTVRTFDIRIGRETSDNLGQPVNCISMSNDGNCILAGCLDSTLRLLDRSTGESLQEYKGHTNKMHRSCQDSGLITQW; encoded by the exons ATGAGCGTGGAAGATCTTCCTCGGAAGGAGGTGAACGTGCTGAAGGGGCACGAGGGCGCCGTACTTTCCGCAAGGTTCAACGCTGATGGCAACTACTGCCTCAGCTGTGGCAAAGACCGCACCATACGCCTCTGGAATCCCCACCGCGGCATCCACATCAAGACCTACAAATCCCACGGCCGTGAAGTCCGCGATGTCCATGTCACTtc GGACAACTCCAAGCTATGTTCGTGTGGTGGAGATCGCCAGATTTTTTATTGGGATGTAGCTACAGGCCGTGTAATTCGAAAGTTCCGTGGTCATGACGGTGAG GTCAATGCTGTGAAATTCAATGAGTATTCCTCTGTGGTAGTATCAGCTGGATATGATCAATCCTTGCGTTCTTGGGACTGCAGATCCCACAGCACCGAGCCTATGCAG ATTATTGACACATTTTCAGATAGTGTCATGTTTGTTTGCTTAACAAATACTGAAATCATTGGAGGAAGTGACGATGGAACTGTTCGAACCTTTGACATTCGCATTGGCAG AGAAACATCTGATAACTTGGGGCAACCGGTTAACTGCATATCCATGTCAAATGATGGTAACTGCATTCTAGCTGGTTGTCTCGACTCTACTCTGCGGCTTTTGGACCG ATCTACAGGGGAGTCATTGCAAGAATATAAAGGGCACACTAATAAG ATGCATCGGTCGTGTCAAGATTCAGGGCTCATAACTCAGTG GTAA
- the LOC112721833 gene encoding uncharacterized protein, producing the protein MEFRVISELVNKSKVAEECGQGNFKRPNANATQGRRHGKQPQQDLSCHRCGKYHSGPYRFGTGVCYFCGQPGHLANNFPEKKRYETGRVQQPGRVYTTSAVGAEGSETLIRGNCEMAGKTLNALFDFGATHSFIAFEKADELGLKIVILGYDLKVYNATHEAIVTRLGCLQVPFRIQQHEFVHDLICLPMTGLDLILGLDWLSKNHVLLDCFAKSVCFMPEDTKGPVVANSYYLNSMMMNCSGPNIKEYCC; encoded by the exons ATGGAGTTCCGGGTGATCTCTGAACTTGTGAATAAGAGCAAGGTGGCTGAGGAGTGT GGGCAAGGTAACTTCAAGAGGCCAAATGCCAATGCTACTCAGGGAAGAAGGCATGGGAAGCAGCCACAGCAGGACTTGAGTTGTCACAGATGCGGGAAGTACCATTCAGGACCGTATAGGTTTGGGACTGGAGTATGTTATTTCTGTGGACAGCCTGGACACTTGGCTAATAACTTCCCAGAGAAGAAGAGGTATGAGACTGGCAGAGTGCAGCAACCAGGGAGAGTATACACTACTTCTGCAGTAGGCGCTGAGGGGTCAGAGACACTTATTAGAGGTAATTGTGAGATGGCCGGTAAAACTTTGAATGCCTTATTTGATTTTGGAGCTacacattcatttattgcatttgagaaggctgatgagttaggattgaaaatAGTAATCTTGGGGTATGATTTAAAGGtctataatgctacccatgaggcTATAGTGACTAGGTTGGGGTGCTTACAAGTTCCATTTCGAATCCAACAGCATGAATTCGTGCATGACTTAATTTGTCTGCcaatgactggtcttgatcttatTTTGGGGTTGGACTGGTTATCCAAGAACCATGTTCTACTCGATTGTTTTGCAAAATCAGTGTGCTTTATGCCAGAAGACACAAAAGGGCCAGTTGTGGCGAATAGCTACTACCTGAATTCCATGATGATGAACTGTTCTGGGCCGAATATCAAGGAATATTGTTGTTAG